In uncultured Methanobacterium sp., a genomic segment contains:
- a CDS encoding isocitrate/isopropylmalate family dehydrogenase, with the protein MYKIAVIPGDGIGKEVMEATLHVLEVVDVEFDYTFADAGDEYMEKTGVALPQETVDIVKTSQACLFGAAGESAADVIVKLRQELELYANIRPAKSYPGTKCLFDNVDFVIVRENTEGLYIGLEEETEEGATALRVTTRKAAERICKYAFEYAKKTGRKKVTAVHKANVLKKTDGLFRDIFYQVAKDYPDMELDDRYVDATAMFFITRPEMFDVIVTTNLFGDILSDEAAGLAGGLGLAPSANIGENIGLFEPVHGSAPDHAGKGTANPSAMILSAVLMLDYLEENDSARKLENALVKVLAEGKAVTGDLGGNASTMEMAAEVRKKLEE; encoded by the coding sequence ATGTATAAAATAGCAGTGATACCCGGAGACGGAATTGGAAAAGAGGTTATGGAAGCAACGCTCCATGTTCTGGAAGTAGTTGATGTTGAATTTGATTACACATTTGCCGATGCTGGAGATGAGTACATGGAAAAAACAGGGGTGGCATTACCTCAAGAAACCGTGGACATAGTTAAAACATCTCAAGCGTGCCTGTTTGGTGCTGCAGGGGAATCAGCTGCCGATGTGATCGTTAAACTGCGCCAGGAACTTGAACTGTACGCTAACATCCGACCGGCAAAATCATATCCTGGTACAAAATGTCTTTTTGATAATGTGGACTTTGTCATAGTCCGTGAAAACACAGAAGGATTATATATTGGCCTGGAAGAGGAAACTGAGGAAGGAGCAACTGCTCTTCGAGTTACCACCCGAAAGGCCGCAGAGAGGATATGTAAGTATGCCTTTGAATATGCCAAAAAAACAGGCAGGAAGAAAGTAACTGCAGTGCACAAGGCAAACGTCCTCAAAAAAACTGATGGGCTTTTCAGGGATATATTCTACCAAGTAGCCAAAGATTATCCCGATATGGAACTGGATGACCGTTACGTGGATGCCACTGCCATGTTCTTCATCACCCGGCCAGAAATGTTCGATGTAATAGTAACCACCAACCTCTTTGGAGACATCCTGTCTGATGAAGCGGCAGGACTGGCAGGAGGCCTGGGATTGGCCCCTTCAGCTAACATTGGAGAAAATATTGGATTGTTTGAACCAGTGCATGGTTCAGCACCAGATCATGCGGGTAAAGGAACTGCAAACCCATCTGCCATGATTTTATCTGCAGTATTAATGCTGGATTACTTAGAAGAAAACGATTCAGCCCGAAAACTTGAAAATGCCCTGGTAAAAGTCCTGGCAGAAGGTAAAGCAGTAACCGGGGACTTGGGTGGTAATGCATCCACCATGGAGATGGCTGCAGAGGTCAGAAAGAAACTGGAAGAATAA
- a CDS encoding 3-isopropylmalate dehydratase small subunit gives MKGKVWKFPDDVDTDIIVPGRYLVLTGEKELASCVMEGCDPEFSQKVKKGDIIVAGKNFGCGSSREHAPIAIKGAGISAVVAESFARIFYRNSTNIGLLLIEAKGISRNIEEGDEIQIDIDKGVLKDLTNSKEFEIKALPDFMMGIMNEGGLISYLKNHLAEIKDY, from the coding sequence ATTAAAGGAAAGGTTTGGAAGTTCCCGGATGATGTGGACACTGATATAATTGTTCCCGGCAGATACTTGGTGTTAACTGGGGAAAAAGAACTTGCATCCTGTGTTATGGAAGGATGCGACCCTGAATTCTCACAGAAAGTAAAAAAAGGTGACATAATTGTTGCCGGGAAAAACTTTGGCTGCGGATCTTCACGTGAACACGCACCAATAGCCATAAAAGGGGCTGGAATATCTGCAGTGGTAGCAGAATCATTTGCCAGAATATTCTACAGAAACTCCACAAACATTGGATTGCTTCTTATTGAAGCCAAAGGTATTTCTCGTAATATCGAAGAAGGAGACGAAATCCAGATAGACATTGATAAAGGTGTTTTAAAGGATTTAACTAATTCCAAAGAGTTTGAAATAAAAGCGCTCCCTGATTTCATGATGGGCATTATGAATGAAGGAGGACTAATCAGCTACTTGAAAAACCATCTTGCCGAGATAAAGGATTATTAA